In Maridesulfovibrio sp., a single genomic region encodes these proteins:
- the clpB gene encoding ATP-dependent chaperone ClpB — translation MDPNKFTKKTNDAIAEAQSIAVKNGQQQIDVEHLLLALVEQENGIVAKILEKSSIDPAAYKSAVEREIDRLPSVSGPGAQPGQVFVTQRLNRVMVEAESVAKRMQDEFISVEHLFLAIMDEHGSTGAGRVNKSFNLTKDKVLEAMTSIRGNQRVTTDNPEATYDALKKYGRDLVEEARKGKVDPVIGRDSEIRRVIRILSRRTKNNPILIGEAGVGKTAIIEGLAQRIVKQDVPEGLKDKTVFMLDMGALIAGAKYRGEFEERLKAVLKEVQESEGRIIIFIDEIHTIVGAGKTDGAMDAGNLLKPMLARGELHCIGATTTDEYRKYIEKDPALERRFQTILVEEPTVEDTISILRGLKERFEVHHGVRISDAALVEAATLSNRYITDRQLPDKAIDLIDEAAAMIRTEIDSQPYELDKINRQILQMEIEREALRREEDSASRERLSKLEDSLTELKIRQSELMEQWEKEKGSIDTIRDLKAQIEKTRIDIDEAQRHGDLNRAAELKYSTMPGLEKQLAAIEQDIEGDPETAADSVRLLKEFVGPDDIAGIIARWTGIPVKRLVEGEREKLLRLEEILHGRVIGQDDAVRAVSEAVLRARAGLKDPSRPIGSFIFLGPTGVGKTELCKALAEALFDSEENIVRMDMSEYMEKHAVARLIGAPPGYIGYDEGGQLTEAIRRKPYSVVLFDEIEKAHSDVFNVLLQILDDGRITDSQGRTVDCKNTIIIMTSNLGSQLMLEGIDKAGEFRSGVQESVMNVLRGHFRPEFLNRVDETVLFKPLQETDLVRIVDLQLAGLRGRLEEQKMFMEVSDAAKAFIAHAAYDPVYGARPLRRYIQAHVETPLAKKIIGGELREGQTVNIDVSDEGLVFSAV, via the coding sequence ATGGATCCGAACAAATTCACAAAGAAAACCAACGACGCTATTGCCGAAGCACAATCCATTGCTGTCAAAAACGGACAGCAGCAGATAGACGTGGAACACCTTCTTCTTGCTCTGGTGGAGCAGGAGAACGGCATCGTCGCAAAAATTCTCGAAAAAAGCTCCATTGATCCCGCAGCCTACAAATCAGCTGTGGAAAGGGAGATAGACAGGCTGCCCAGCGTAAGCGGACCCGGTGCGCAGCCGGGGCAGGTCTTCGTCACCCAGCGGCTCAACCGGGTGATGGTCGAGGCCGAGTCCGTGGCCAAGCGCATGCAGGACGAGTTCATCAGCGTGGAACACCTGTTCCTCGCTATTATGGATGAGCACGGTTCCACCGGTGCCGGGCGGGTCAACAAGTCCTTCAACCTCACCAAGGACAAGGTGCTGGAAGCCATGACCTCTATCCGTGGCAACCAGCGCGTGACCACCGATAACCCGGAAGCAACCTACGATGCGCTCAAGAAATACGGTCGTGACCTTGTGGAAGAGGCCCGCAAGGGCAAGGTGGACCCGGTCATCGGCCGTGATTCCGAAATACGCAGGGTCATCCGTATACTTTCGCGCCGGACCAAAAACAACCCTATTCTCATCGGTGAGGCCGGGGTCGGCAAGACCGCGATCATCGAAGGGCTGGCCCAGCGCATAGTCAAGCAGGACGTGCCTGAAGGTCTGAAGGACAAGACCGTGTTCATGCTGGACATGGGCGCCCTTATTGCCGGTGCTAAGTACCGTGGTGAATTCGAGGAAAGGCTCAAGGCCGTACTCAAGGAAGTTCAGGAATCAGAAGGGCGGATCATCATTTTCATTGATGAAATCCACACCATCGTGGGCGCAGGCAAGACCGACGGCGCAATGGATGCCGGTAACCTGCTCAAGCCCATGCTGGCCCGTGGTGAACTGCACTGCATAGGTGCCACGACCACCGACGAGTACCGTAAATATATTGAAAAGGACCCGGCTCTTGAAAGGCGTTTCCAGACCATTCTGGTGGAAGAGCCCACGGTTGAGGATACCATTTCCATTCTGCGTGGTCTCAAGGAACGGTTCGAGGTCCATCACGGGGTTCGCATCAGCGATGCTGCTCTGGTGGAAGCTGCGACTCTTTCCAACAGGTACATCACCGACCGCCAGCTTCCTGACAAGGCCATCGACCTTATCGATGAAGCTGCGGCCATGATCAGGACCGAGATTGATTCCCAGCCTTACGAGCTGGACAAGATCAACCGCCAGATCCTGCAGATGGAAATTGAACGCGAGGCCCTCAGGCGTGAAGAGGATTCAGCTTCCCGCGAACGTCTCTCCAAGCTGGAGGACTCCCTGACCGAGTTGAAGATCAGGCAGTCCGAGCTTATGGAGCAGTGGGAAAAGGAAAAAGGGTCCATCGACACCATCCGCGACCTCAAGGCGCAGATCGAAAAGACTAGGATCGACATTGACGAGGCCCAGAGGCACGGGGATCTCAACCGCGCTGCGGAATTGAAGTATTCCACCATGCCGGGGCTTGAAAAACAGCTGGCCGCCATCGAGCAAGACATAGAAGGTGACCCCGAAACCGCTGCCGACAGCGTGCGGCTGCTCAAGGAGTTTGTGGGGCCTGACGACATTGCCGGAATCATCGCCCGCTGGACCGGTATCCCGGTCAAGAGGCTGGTCGAGGGCGAGCGCGAAAAGCTGCTGCGCCTCGAAGAGATCCTGCACGGCAGGGTTATCGGTCAGGACGATGCGGTCCGCGCTGTTTCCGAAGCCGTGCTGCGTGCGCGTGCCGGGCTGAAAGACCCGTCGAGGCCCATCGGTTCGTTCATCTTCCTCGGCCCCACCGGGGTGGGCAAGACCGAGCTGTGCAAGGCCCTTGCGGAAGCTCTCTTCGACAGCGAAGAAAACATCGTGCGCATGGACATGTCCGAGTACATGGAAAAACATGCGGTAGCCAGACTCATCGGAGCCCCTCCGGGGTACATCGGTTATGACGAAGGCGGACAGCTCACCGAGGCCATCAGGCGCAAGCCGTATTCGGTAGTGCTCTTTGATGAAATCGAGAAGGCCCACAGCGATGTGTTCAACGTGCTGCTCCAGATTCTGGATGACGGCAGGATAACGGATTCGCAGGGTCGTACCGTGGACTGCAAGAACACGATCATCATCATGACCTCGAACCTCGGTTCCCAGCTCATGCTGGAAGGAATCGACAAGGCCGGGGAGTTCCGGTCCGGTGTTCAGGAAAGTGTCATGAACGTCCTGCGCGGACATTTCAGACCCGAATTCCTGAACCGTGTTGACGAAACCGTGCTTTTCAAGCCGCTGCAGGAAACCGATCTCGTCAGGATTGTGGATCTGCAACTGGCCGGGCTGCGCGGCCGTCTGGAAGAACAGAAGATGTTCATGGAAGTCTCCGATGCGGCCAAGGCCTTTATCGCCCATGCCGCCTACGACCCGGTCTACGGGGCAAGACCGCTGCGCCGCTACATTCAGGCGCATGTGGAAACCCCGCTGGCCAAGAAGATCATCGGCGGAGAACTGCGTGAAGGTCAGACGGTCAATATTGATGTGAGCGACGAAGGACTTGTTTTTTCTGCTGTTTAA